One Caldisericia bacterium DNA segment encodes these proteins:
- a CDS encoding MFS transporter has translation MRFFEKIGLEEVYSFKRGVLALFVLLLLTGIILYADQNVMSPSIEFIEKEFRIGDREIGIVGSAFTLVAAVITLLWGYLTDKFSRKTLLVIAILLGEIPCFLTAFARNYTELLILRVLTGIGIGGTVPIAFSLVGDLFTEKERPRAQAWYDAITAIGVIIGMVAAGFVAPVYGWRLPFILVSFPNFFFALGMIIFGREPERGAGEQEIKDLVLGGKKYKGTLTLKDYISLIKIPTNVWLFIQGIPGTVAWGIIPFYLITFYYRHKNYPIQLGTVLLIILGLGTIVGKFFGGYIGNKLYLKKRAYLPILCGLSQLIGVIPVLITLFWPGKANPTFIDVLPPSIFGFLGAFFISFAGPNVKAMLMNVNVPEHRGAISSIFNLTDSIGAGFGPFVGGLISSISSLDTAMKVSALFWIPCGLLFFVVAIFIHNDVEKVRRKMESVREEMIKNE, from the coding sequence TTGAGGTTTTTTGAGAAAATTGGTTTAGAAGAAGTTTATTCATTTAAAAGGGGAGTTCTTGCTCTTTTTGTTTTACTTCTTTTAACAGGAATTATACTTTATGCAGATCAAAATGTTATGTCTCCAAGTATAGAATTTATAGAAAAGGAATTTCGTATAGGAGATAGAGAAATTGGAATTGTTGGTTCTGCTTTTACACTTGTTGCTGCAGTAATAACTCTTCTCTGGGGTTATCTTACCGATAAATTTTCAAGAAAAACTTTACTCGTTATTGCAATTCTCCTTGGAGAAATTCCATGTTTTCTTACTGCATTTGCAAGAAATTATACTGAATTACTTATTTTAAGAGTTTTAACTGGAATTGGAATAGGAGGAACTGTTCCTATTGCTTTTTCTCTTGTTGGAGACCTTTTTACAGAAAAAGAAAGACCTCGTGCACAAGCATGGTATGATGCAATAACAGCAATTGGAGTAATTATTGGTATGGTTGCTGCAGGTTTTGTTGCACCAGTTTATGGTTGGAGATTACCTTTTATTCTTGTTTCCTTTCCAAATTTCTTTTTTGCTTTAGGTATGATAATTTTTGGAAGAGAACCAGAAAGAGGAGCAGGTGAGCAAGAAATAAAAGATTTAGTTCTTGGTGGTAAAAAATATAAAGGAACTCTTACTCTAAAAGATTATATTAGTTTAATTAAAATTCCAACTAATGTTTGGCTTTTTATTCAAGGTATTCCAGGAACTGTTGCTTGGGGAATAATTCCATTTTATTTAATAACTTTTTATTATAGACATAAAAATTATCCAATCCAACTTGGCACTGTTCTTTTAATCATATTAGGTTTAGGAACAATTGTTGGAAAGTTTTTTGGTGGATATATTGGAAATAAACTTTATCTTAAGAAAAGAGCTTATCTTCCAATTTTATGTGGTCTTTCTCAATTAATTGGAGTTATACCTGTTTTAATTACACTTTTCTGGCCTGGAAAAGCAAATCCAACATTTATTGATGTTTTGCCTCCAAGTATATTTGGGTTTCTTGGAGCATTCTTTATTTCATTTGCAGGACCCAATGTTAAAGCAATGCTTATGAATGTAAATGTTCCAGAACACAGAGGTGCAATTTCATCAATATTTAATTTAACAGATTCAATAGGAGCAGGTTTTGGACCATTTGTTGGTGGATTAATATCATCAATATCTTCTCTTGATACTGCAATGAAAGTATCTGCATTGTTTTGGATTCCATGTGGCTTACTTTTCTTTGTTGTTGCAATTTTTATCCACAATGATGTTGAAAAAGTTAGAAGAAAAATGGAATCTGTAAGAGAAGAAATGATAAAAAATGAATGA
- a CDS encoding alpha-galactosidase produces the protein MNEFEVSFENIEIESEKNFESLKKELFEFKINSPTEIIFHPKENIYIKNLSLIYSLKKPKNFLIFRNGFQSWSPSYFFKNEIKEKTPILKILKYHYLDPENLSPNYSFNFIVLKGDYNYLYLINDNSDFFVYFVLYKDKLKVTFEIDKLLKEPIILKIKIFEVKKPIFEQNFNKKIYGWTSWYYYYRNINKDEIFKNIEAIDRIPFKINYFQIDDGWQESIGDWKENEKFKGSLEEISHKLIEKNILPGIWLAPFIVEKNSSIFKRRKDLLLKNKRGEIFPCGYNPLWSGYFYPLNIENEEVKDKILNILHNLREIGFRLFKLDFLYAGFIKGETKISRYEKFINFMKDIREVLKDSIILGCGAPYILKEGVFDILRIGPDTMDGWKNSLLRLLGFEGRVEAYNSLRNTLLRNIFSPQKFLFDPDVIFLKPKKLNDFEKETIILVNYLLSNFIFFSDPIYNLNSDDFILIEKLREIGSYFIYDFYFEDELYKYSFKGENFNFSLFVNLSDKVKKVEKGKDELIKKRDDNLIYPHESRIFII, from the coding sequence ATGAATGAATTTGAAGTTTCTTTTGAAAATATTGAAATAGAAAGTGAAAAAAATTTTGAATCTTTAAAAAAAGAACTATTTGAATTTAAAATAAATTCCCCAACAGAAATAATTTTTCATCCAAAAGAAAATATTTATATCAAAAATTTATCTTTAATATATTCTTTAAAAAAACCTAAAAATTTTCTTATTTTTAGAAATGGATTTCAATCTTGGTCTCCATCTTATTTTTTTAAAAATGAAATTAAAGAGAAAACTCCGATTCTTAAAATTTTAAAATACCACTATCTTGATCCTGAAAATTTATCACCTAATTATAGTTTTAACTTTATAGTTCTAAAAGGAGATTACAATTACTTATATTTAATTAATGATAATTCAGATTTCTTTGTATATTTTGTTTTATATAAAGATAAATTAAAAGTTACTTTTGAAATTGATAAACTATTAAAAGAACCTATAATATTAAAAATAAAAATCTTTGAAGTAAAGAAGCCAATTTTTGAACAGAATTTTAATAAAAAAATTTATGGATGGACCTCTTGGTATTATTACTATAGAAATATAAATAAAGACGAAATTTTTAAAAATATTGAAGCTATTGATAGAATTCCTTTTAAAATTAATTATTTTCAAATTGACGATGGTTGGCAAGAAAGCATTGGTGATTGGAAAGAAAATGAAAAATTTAAAGGTTCACTTGAAGAAATCTCACATAAATTAATTGAAAAAAATATTTTACCTGGTATTTGGCTTGCACCTTTTATTGTTGAAAAAAATTCTTCAATTTTTAAAAGGAGAAAAGATTTACTTTTAAAAAATAAAAGAGGTGAGATTTTTCCTTGTGGATATAACCCTTTATGGAGTGGATACTTTTACCCACTTAATATTGAAAATGAGGAAGTAAAAGATAAAATATTGAATATTCTTCATAATTTAAGAGAAATTGGTTTTAGACTTTTTAAACTCGATTTTCTTTACGCAGGATTTATAAAAGGAGAAACAAAAATTTCAAGATATGAAAAATTTATTAATTTTATGAAAGATATAAGAGAGGTTTTAAAAGATTCAATTATTCTTGGATGTGGTGCACCTTATATACTAAAAGAGGGAGTTTTTGATATTTTAAGAATTGGTCCTGATACAATGGATGGTTGGAAAAACTCTTTATTAAGATTATTAGGTTTTGAAGGAAGAGTTGAAGCGTATAACTCACTAAGAAATACACTTTTAAGAAATATTTTTTCTCCTCAAAAATTTCTTTTTGATCCAGATGTTATTTTTTTAAAACCAAAAAAATTAAATGATTTTGAAAAAGAGACTATAATTTTAGTTAATTATTTACTCTCAAACTTTATTTTCTTTTCAGATCCTATTTATAACTTAAATAGTGATGATTTTATTCTAATAGAAAAATTAAGAGAAATAGGGAGTTATTTTATTTATGATTTTTATTTTGAAGATGAACTTTATAAGTATAGTTTTAAAGGAGAAAATTTTAATTTTTCATTATTTGTAAATTTATCAGATAAAGTTAAAAAAGTGGAAAAAGGAAAAGATGAATTAATTAAAAAGAGAGATGATAATTTAATATACCCACATGAGTCAAGGATTTTTATTATATGA